The DNA window CTCTCCCCTCTTGTCTCCAGACGTATACTATCCGCCACGGGCCGCCCGAGCGGCGGGCCGGCGAGCGGACTCCCGGCGGCGAGAGGAGCTGACGGTGGGCGTGTGGCGATGCGGCCGCTTCGAGCTGCCGACGGATCGAGCGCTGGTCATGGGCATCCTGAACGTCACGCCGGACTCCTTCTCCGACGGCGGCCGGTTCGTCGGCCCCGGCGGCGTCGACGCGGAGGCCGCCCTGCGGGAGGGGCTGGCGATGGCGGCGGCCGGCGCCGCTGTCCTGGACGTCGGCGGGGAGTCGACGCGCCCCGGGGCCGCCGAGGTGTCCCCGGCCGAGGAGGTGGCCCGGATCGAGCCGGTAGTGCGCGGGCTCGCCGAGGCGGGGGGCTGCGCCGTCTCGGTCGACACCCGGCACGCCGAGGTGGCGCGGGCGTGCCTGGAAGCGGGCGCGGACGTGCTCAACGACGTCGCGGGCTTCCGGGACGGAGCCATGGTGGAGGTCGCTGCCGGCAGCACGGCGGGCTGCTTGGTGATGCACATGCTCGGCGAGCCCCGCACGATGCAGGACGACCCGCGCTACGGCGACGTCGTGGCCGACGTGAAGGCGTGGCTGCTCCGGCGCGTCGAGACGCTGGTGGACGCCGGCGTCGACCGCGACCGCATCGCGATAGACCCCGGGATCGGGTTCGGCAAGACGACCGCGCACAACCTGG is part of the Coriobacteriia bacterium genome and encodes:
- the folP gene encoding dihydropteroate synthase — protein: MGILNVTPDSFSDGGRFVGPGGVDAEAALREGLAMAAAGAAVLDVGGESTRPGAAEVSPAEEVARIEPVVRGLAEAGGCAVSVDTRHAEVARACLEAGADVLNDVAGFRDGAMVEVAAGSTAGCLVMHMLGEPRTMQDDPRYGDVVADVKAWLLRRVETLVDAGVDRDRIAIDPGIGFGKTTAHNLELLRRLPELVATGHPVVVGASRKRFIGEIAGGGPEERLEGSLAAAVWAAAMGAAAVRVHDVGPTVRALAVTGAIGGAG